AAGTACAGTGACTCGATTGTCGTTTCTTCTTTGCCCAGTAATGTAGACTGTGAAGACCTACCAACTTCGATTTCGATTCTTTCAAGATTTAAGCGTTCAGGAAGAACCTTGCCAAAAGCCTTATTACCCAATTTACCGTCATAACTGATAGCAAACGCAGCTCCTTTTCGATTTAACTCCTCAAGAGCTAACACAAAATCATCGAAATTTATCCCAGACAGATACCTTGAATCTCTATTTCCGCATACACCTTGGTACGGAGGGTCCATATAAATAAAATCACCTTTCTGGACTTGCTCTAATACTTCTCGATAATCTAAACTCGTAAACTTGCATTTGCCTTTTAGCAGACTAGACACACCTGCTATATTTTTTCTCATTGTCTCAGGTCGTGTTCCTTTGCGCCTTTTGTCCGGACTTTGGTTGAACAATCCTTCAGAGTTGTAGCGAACCGAACCTTTAACACATCTTGCTAGCAGATAAAGGAATAATCTTGGATCATTAGTCTCATTGAATTTTGACCTAACTTCAAAATAATGGGCTACAGAATTAGTATGTTGCTCATTCCATAGCTTTAAGTAAAAATCTACTATTTCGTCTGGTCTTTCTATAGACAGTTCCAGTAGCTCGATTAGCGGCTTGTTCAGATCATTTAACCAAAAACTTTGGGTAATCTGACTTGCAGACGTAGCAACACTAATCGCAGCAGTT
The sequence above is drawn from the Cyanobacteria bacterium GSL.Bin1 genome and encodes:
- a CDS encoding Dam family site-specific DNA-(adenine-N6)-methyltransferase, whose amino-acid sequence is MANLPHFIQYQGSKRNLAKHILQFFPKKVSRLVEPFAGTAAISVATSASQITQSFWLNDLNKPLIELLELSIERPDEIVDFYLKLWNEQHTNSVAHYFEVRSKFNETNDPRLFLYLLARCVKGSVRYNSEGLFNQSPDKRRKGTRPETMRKNIAGVSSLLKGKCKFTSLDYREVLEQVQKGDFIYMDPPYQGVCGNRDSRYLSGINFDDFVLALEELNRKGAAFAISYDGKLGNKAFGKVLPERLNLERIEIEVGRSSQSTLLGKEETTIESLYLSPSLSTSLTNTKICDFKYIDKKPKQLTLLEKHGEFSAATR